The following is a genomic window from Rhodomicrobium lacus.
CATATAGGTTGCCGGCTGCACCGTCCGTTCGATGTCGTCCCTGAGAAGAACCGACGGGGTGGATCGTCCCTGCATCCAGGGGAAACCTTCAAATTCCAACGCATGCTCGTCGTGGAAGTAAGGATAGCCGCCAAACACCTCGTCGGCGGCTTCGCCGGACAGCACGACGGTCGCATGCGGCCGTATCTGCTCCATCAGCAGATAGAGCGAGATATCCATCTCTCCCCAACCGGGGAGATCGCGCGCGCGAAGTACGACTTCCTCGTGCTTTTGGGCGTCCTCCGGCTTAACGAGAACTGTCGTGTGATGGCTGCCGATATGGCTGGACACTTCTCGCGCATAAGGTTCGTCGTGGCTATCGTGCCATGCATTGCGTTGGGAAAGCCCGGCGCTGTCTGGAAAATCCACGGAAAAGGTCGACAACCGATGGCCGGTGCCCAGTTTCCGAGCGGCCAGAGCGCTGATCGCACTCGAATCGAGCCCGCCGGACAGCAAACCGCCGAGCGCGACGTCAGACATCATCTGATGTTCGACGATGTCTTCGAGCAATTCCCGAACATGGGCCGTCGCTCTCTCCGGTCCGTCGTTCACTTGCCCAGTGGGAAGAGACCAGTAGAGATTGTCGCGGAACCCGCTCTCCGAGACCTTGAGGGCATGGCCCGGTTTCACTTGCTGGAGGCCGCGATATACCCCGTGGCCAGGCGTAGGGGCGCTGGCAACGACGAAGATCTCCGCGATGCCGGAGGTATCGACTTCCGCAACCGCCTGCGGATGGGCGAGGATCGCCTTGGGCTCGGATGCGAAGATCAGTCCGTTTTGCGTCGGGTAATAGTAGAGGGGCTTGATGCCGAAATGATCTCTGACAAGCCACAGTTCGCGACGCCGGATGTCCCAGATGGCGAAGGCGAACATTCCGTTAAGCTTGGCAAAGGCGGCTGTTCCCCAGTGGAGAAAAGCCCGAAGGATGACTTCCGTGTCCGACCGCGTGCGGAAGAGATGGCCGTGCAGGGCCAATTCCGCTCGCAGTTCACGAAAGTTGTAGATTTCTCCGCCATAGGTGATGACCGCCAACGGTTCCTCGCTGTCGCCAACCACCATCGGTTGCGCACCGCCGCGCAGATCGATGATCGACAGACGGCGATGACCGAAAGCCACCTGCTCCGCGGTCCAGATGCCCTCGTCATCCGGACCGCGCCGCGTCAATGTCCGCGTCATATCGAAAACTGTATTGGCCTCGCGACTGAGGTCGCGTTTCCAATCTACCCAGCCGACGATTCCGCACATGCTGTCTGTCCCGATTTTTGTAATGTGGCCGACTTGTAAATTCGCCATTCACAGCCGTGATGCGTACCGTCGCTGATAAGCTGGTATTGGGATTGATATCCCTTCGCAGCGGCATTCGATGCGATCGCCTTGGTGCAGTATTCGCAAGGCGAGCGAAGCGTGATTGGAACACCACGGGCGCGCGCCTTCTCGCGATAATCCCAGATCGCGCAATGGGAAATGGCGATTTCCGCCTCGGCATAGCCGGTGCTGCGCAGATCGTATTCAGAATCATAAAGTTCGGCCTGACGGGCAATTCGGTTTGCCACGTCGGCTGCCCCGCCGCCCTGGCCAACTTCCAGCCTCTCATGGACCCAGGCGTTGACACGGGTCCAGTTCGCGAGTTCGTCATGACCACACCGGGCGATAAGGAATTTCTCGCAAAGCGCCTGAGCGCGAAAAAAGATCTGCATCCAGGCATTGGCGTCCTCGGCTCCCGATGCGGGGAGATTGGAGAAAATATCGCTCTGGACTGCCAGCCAGTCGAAGATGACCGACGGCTCACGTTTTTCGATGAGGTGGACTGTCATCCCGAAGACGGCTTCCGCCAGACGTTGTTGCCATAATTGGCTGCGCTCAATGTCGCTGACAGACAGACGACCCGTCAGCAACATCGTTTTGGCCGATACGGCCGCGGCGTCGTTGAATGCGCTCATCATCCTGAACTCTCCTTTCAGCGTCGAGACGGGTTGCAGCCGCGCCTCCTCAACGGCGGCAGACGCTTGATCTGAGTGGAGCGACTGGGGTGAGGGAGGCGTGCGCGATCAGCGCCGCGATGACGAGGGTCACGGCGTCGCCGTTCAGATGCGCAAGGGTAGATCATGAATATCTTCGCGACAGCGTGTGGCATCCGACTCCTCGCCGTTCCACGACTGGCGCTCAAACTGGCACTCATAGCCAAACACATTTTTACAGCCAGGAGCGGCCAGCACATCCAAGAATACTCCACGTCTTCAAACAACTAGTCAGACTACGTTACACACATAACAAAATGTGCTCCGCCAGCTTCTACAAGCGTAGACAAAGCCATGGGATCAAGTCAATTACCTGCCGGGTAATATCGGCCTGTGTTATGCATCTCAATCAGCACACACAAGCATTTCTCGTCGCCACTTTAGCAGCGACGAAGCACTAGCGCTTTGTGTAAGTTTCTTGAGCGTCGTCGCAGCGATCTAAAACGAATTAAAATTGCAATAGATATAGATAACCAAGACATACTATTGTCCTAAAAGGAAATCATTAGGTTGGCTGCGGCTCAAAACACTCAATGTTGCAATAGATTTTTTCTCTCGATCATTAGGCGATTTACCACGTCACGGCCTCGCTCGGCTATCATTCTGACCGGAAGCGCACAAAGACATCCCGCCATCCCGCCATCCCGCCATCCCGGCGTCAAATGCGGAATTCTTCTGCAGCAACCGTTTTTTCTTCTCGGCATTGCGGCGGCGCACACGAAGATAATATCGAGAATTCGAGTGGAGTCTCAAAAAACATTACCGAATTCACGCGAAATACACTTCTTGAAAGCTACGACATCGCACTTCGAGTCTGATTTCAAGGTTCTCCTCACCGGAGGGCGGGCGACATCTCGCTTTACGCGAAGGACTGGATCACGACCGGCCTGTCGCGCATTATGACAATCATAAATCGCGACATCTCGCCTGGTCCGCTTCAGAGGCATCAATATTAGACAATCTTGAGGTGTGGCCGAGTCATAAAAGCAAATCTACGAAACGAGGTGCCCAATCCTGGAGTATCGGTATAAACTCGCGGACCAGACGAGCCTTGTCCAGCCGACCGACATGAGAACTCATGTTTAACGCCGCGACGGCGGTTCCCCTACGGTCGCGCAATATAACGCTCGCTCCTAGTATCCCATCTTCTAGTTCTTGATCAATGACGGCATAATTGTTGCGGCCGGCCTCCCGTATCACCGCCATTAGCTGATCCGGGTCGGTGATTGTGTTGGCGGTATAGGCGCGACGTTCGATTCGATGCAGGTATGCTGACAGTTCGGCGTCAGACAGATCTGAAAGTAACAAACGGCCTGAACTGGATAAATAAGCCGGAAGGCGGTCTTCCAGCTTGGCGAGATACACCATGCGCCGTCCCGCTGCATCGGAGCGCGCGAGGAATAACACGTCTTCCCCGTCAAGTACCGACACCGAGATGGTCTCACCTACAAGGCGGGATAGTTGGTCAAGATAAGGCTGTAGGCTGCGGTCGAAGCCAATGGACGAAAAATAGGAAAAGCCTAGACTGAGGATTCGGGGGGTCAACTCAAACTTCCGCTCATTCACGACCGCAGCAAGCCCCAGGTCCACCAATGTGAGAAGCAGGCGTCGGGCCACAGCCCGATCTAAACCCGTCCGCGTCGCCACCTCCGCCAAAGTCATGCGCGGGGACTCCGGTCCGAATGCCTGGATGACCGACAGGCCGCGAGCAAACGCCGTGACGAAGGTCTGTCCATTTGTCGTGCCGTTTTGCTCGGGCATGGCGGGCTCTCATAAATCTTGCCAAGGCGGCTATCGTAAAATCCAGGGAGAAAGATCCGTTCGGCGATGGCTGGGCCATGTGACTGCGAATGTGAGCAATTCCCGGCTTCAGTCTACCGGAACAGGCAATTCGCCGTGATATCGACCTGAGCATAAGCTCCGTGGTCACGAGGTGATGTCCTACTCCGATGGCCGGCATGAACGAAAATCACCGAAGTACATGGCGCCTGAAACCGACTAGAGCACCATCATGAAAGTACCCATCTCGTGCGCTTGTCGCACGTATTGTAATTACGTTCCGAGATAATCTGTCATCGACATGACTGTCAACGGCCGACTGGACTGGCGACAGTCCATGGAATGGTACGTGTCCGCTTTCCCGGCATTTTCTGTCCGACTCCGCAAGCAATGCGTGTGCGGTCTTTTTTTGAACGCCCAGCCACGACGGGCGAACCAAACGCCCGGGGCGCTGCGCCCGATCCTGAGGTCAGGCTCATGGGCAAGGCGGTCTATCATCTCATCGAGCATGAAGTCCTTTGGGTCACCGACTCGTAAGCCCGAAGCCAGATACGACTGACGCAAGCTTGACGGATGCGAGGAAGTTGTCGTCGCGCTTGTCGTACCGGGGCGCAACGGCACCGCTTGCCCTTTTTCCGCCGTTGCGAACAATTCGGCGCCAGACCGCGAAGCCTCGCAGCAAATGATCATCTTGAATGGCACACCGGAGGGTCTCGTGAAGCCCAAGAGTGGGGCGGTCCCTGAATCCGCGCAGTGCCTGGATTTGCTCTACAGGCAGAAGCAAGCTGCCGTGCAGCCTCGAATAAGGTTGAAAGTCTATTACAGAAATTATTCGGAAATGTCCGGCAAGAGGATCAGATGGGACAGGCAAAGATCAAGGATAATAACCTTGGCGACGTCGAATACGCCAACGACGCTGCGGGTTTCTTCGAAAGTGATTTGAGAGCGCTCTATATCGATCTCCTGCAAAAGACGCTGACGAATGAAATTTACGGCGATCTGCCCATGGACCCCTGGTCCGGCGGGAAATATGACCCTGCAAAGCGCGCGCTAGGGCGTGACTGGCCTTCTCAAGCCATGACGATGATCGGCGCCCAGCGGTTGGCCAATCTGCGCCAGTTGACAGAGGCGGTGATCCGGGAGGGAGTGCCCGGTGACGTCATCGAAACCGGCGTCTGGCGAGGCGGCGCGTGCATCCTGGTGCGCGGGATACTGAAAGCTTATGGTGTCACCGACCGGCGGGTCTGGGTAGCGGATTCCTTCGAAGGGTTGCCGCCTCCTGATCCGGATTGTCCTCAGGATGCCGGAGACAAGCACCACACCTGGGCGCCGCTGGCCATCAGCCAGGAAGAGGTCAAGAACAACTTCAGCAAGCTGGGTCTGCTCGATGATCAGGTGAAATTCCTCAAGGGCTGGTTCAAGGATACCTTGCCTGCGGCACCTATCGAACGACTGGCAATTCTCCGTCTCGATGGCGACATGTACGGATCGACGATGGACGCGCTTCTGGCCTTGTATTCCAAGGTTTCACGGGGCGGCTTCGTTATCGTCGACGATTTTGGCGCAGTACTGGGATGCCGGCAAGCCATCGCCGATTTTCGCGCCGCCAATAATATCACCTCTCCGATAATCGACATCGATGGCGTGGGGGTGTTCTGGCGGGTTGGCGCGCAGGGGTGACACTTCGGGCGTGCTGCAAGGGTCAGCCTTGGGGCGTTCCCAACCGCTGCGTTGAACTGCTGTTTGGGGCACTCGTCCTTCGCAGCAGTTTGACGGCGTTGGTCCGGAGGGAGAGTTAAGGCGGGATGCTCGCGTCCCCCTATAGCCCAGCGCTGTCGTGCCTCGCGCAGGAAAAGAAATATCGGTCACGCCGCCCTGCGGAATTGCCGCGAATACACTGGGTTTCGTTTTTCGCCGCGTTTCCCGCGTGGAAGGGCGCAATTACCTTAACCTGCCAAAACACGCGATGCGAAGAGATTTACTGATTCTTCTTACGGAGGATTAAGCGTCAAAGCTTAATCTCGGCCTTGCCTCCCCCCACTCGTTTCTGCACGAAAAAAGGCCGACATCCGATGCCGCTTATGAACTGGACGAACGACTTGAGCGTTGGCGTTCCATCTATCGACGATGAGCACAAGAAGCTCGTCGGAATGCTGAACGAACTTTACGATGCGATGCATGCCGGTCATGCAAAGGACGTTCTCAGCAAGATCCTCGACGACATGATCGCCTACACTGCTGCGCATTTCAAGCATGAGGAGGAACTGTTCAAGCGGACCGGCTATCCGCACGCCGCGGCACATAAGGCGGAGCACGATGCGCTGACGAAGCAGGTTCTTGCCGTGCGGGAGAAATATGCGCAGGCGCGCACGACACAGCTTTCCATGGAAGTGATGACCTTCCTGAAGAGCTGGCTGAACGGCCATATTCGGGAAAGCGACATGGATTACGCCGAGCACTTCATTGCGAAGGGCGTCCGTTAAGTCGGCAGCGACCGCAGCGCATCCAGCATCGGCCCCACCCAAAGCATCCGCTTTGATCGGACCAAAAGCGGATGCTCTATCTTTCGCGTGGTCGTGCCGGGAAACCGTTTTCTGGACGCGCTCCAAGGAAATCGCGGCAAACAGCAATCGGTGAATGGATTGGTGCGGGCGGCCGGACTCGAACCGGCATGGCCTTGCGGCCGAGGGATTTTAAGTCCCTTGCGGCTACCATTTCGCCACGCCCGCATGCATCAAGGAGTATGCGAAGCGTGAGCGACTCGCAACTGCCGATCGAAAAGTGCGCGCTCAGCGCCGCCCTCGCAATGCAGCCGGGCGTGGCGGGATGATCTCTATGCGCTGCGCTGTGCCCTTTCCGGACTGGCGGCTGTAGCGGATCGAGGCGAGGAGCAGCAGCCACAGCGTCGTCGCGTTCAGGAGATGCCAAAGGAAGTGCGTGCCCAGGCGATAGCCGAAAAGCGTGAAGTCGGCGCAGAGCG
Proteins encoded in this region:
- the asnB gene encoding asparagine synthase (glutamine-hydrolyzing), which translates into the protein MCGIVGWVDWKRDLSREANTVFDMTRTLTRRGPDDEGIWTAEQVAFGHRRLSIIDLRGGAQPMVVGDSEEPLAVITYGGEIYNFRELRAELALHGHLFRTRSDTEVILRAFLHWGTAAFAKLNGMFAFAIWDIRRRELWLVRDHFGIKPLYYYPTQNGLIFASEPKAILAHPQAVAEVDTSGIAEIFVVASAPTPGHGVYRGLQQVKPGHALKVSESGFRDNLYWSLPTGQVNDGPERATAHVRELLEDIVEHQMMSDVALGGLLSGGLDSSAISALAARKLGTGHRLSTFSVDFPDSAGLSQRNAWHDSHDEPYAREVSSHIGSHHTTVLVKPEDAQKHEEVVLRARDLPGWGEMDISLYLLMEQIRPHATVVLSGEAADEVFGGYPYFHDEHALEFEGFPWMQGRSTPSVLLRDDIERTVQPATYMKERYHEALAEAASFTGESPHDVRLRKIGYLALTRWLPALLDRNRMSMAAGVEARVPYCDHRLVEYVWMLPWNAKNSDGIEKTLLRRAVADLLPRSVFTRRKSAFPANPDVRYQQSLRERVDDLLATPGAPVFELVEPFKVRAFLNDGVPLPSPRSAASQTAGLSFLLNVNQWLQTYRVSIR
- a CDS encoding IclR family transcriptional regulator domain-containing protein — its product is MPEQNGTTNGQTFVTAFARGLSVIQAFGPESPRMTLAEVATRTGLDRAVARRLLLTLVDLGLAAVVNERKFELTPRILSLGFSYFSSIGFDRSLQPYLDQLSRLVGETISVSVLDGEDVLFLARSDAAGRRMVYLAKLEDRLPAYLSSSGRLLLSDLSDAELSAYLHRIERRAYTANTITDPDQLMAVIREAGRNNYAVIDQELEDGILGASVILRDRRGTAVAALNMSSHVGRLDKARLVREFIPILQDWAPRFVDLLL
- a CDS encoding TylF/MycF family methyltransferase, which translates into the protein MGQAKIKDNNLGDVEYANDAAGFFESDLRALYIDLLQKTLTNEIYGDLPMDPWSGGKYDPAKRALGRDWPSQAMTMIGAQRLANLRQLTEAVIREGVPGDVIETGVWRGGACILVRGILKAYGVTDRRVWVADSFEGLPPPDPDCPQDAGDKHHTWAPLAISQEEVKNNFSKLGLLDDQVKFLKGWFKDTLPAAPIERLAILRLDGDMYGSTMDALLALYSKVSRGGFVIVDDFGAVLGCRQAIADFRAANNITSPIIDIDGVGVFWRVGAQG
- a CDS encoding bacteriohemerythrin: MNWTNDLSVGVPSIDDEHKKLVGMLNELYDAMHAGHAKDVLSKILDDMIAYTAAHFKHEEELFKRTGYPHAAAHKAEHDALTKQVLAVREKYAQARTTQLSMEVMTFLKSWLNGHIRESDMDYAEHFIAKGVR